A single Chryseobacterium sp. DNA region contains:
- a CDS encoding ElyC/SanA/YdcF family protein, with translation MRVIKNIFGLGVISIELGILLICFCNAWVFGLTNGRTYTKISKIPPREIALVLGTSPKMRSGLSNPYFTKRMDAAALLYHHGKIKKIIVSGEKSKGYNEPAAMKNYLVYQEGVPGDIIVEDPKGFNTYKSILRCKDVYKKKNVIIVSQGYHNLRALFFARNNDMNALGFDAQDVTKPESFYRNQAREILARVIAVVYFILGVSPD, from the coding sequence TTGAGAGTTATTAAAAACATATTTGGGCTTGGGGTTATATCAATAGAGTTAGGAATTCTGTTGATATGTTTTTGTAATGCCTGGGTTTTCGGGCTGACTAACGGACGTACCTATACCAAAATATCCAAGATCCCACCCAGGGAAATCGCTCTGGTCCTGGGGACATCTCCCAAAATGAGATCCGGGCTTTCCAATCCTTATTTTACCAAAAGAATGGATGCGGCAGCTCTTCTTTATCATCACGGAAAAATCAAAAAGATTATTGTCAGTGGAGAAAAGAGCAAAGGGTACAATGAACCTGCTGCGATGAAAAACTATCTGGTCTATCAGGAAGGGGTTCCCGGAGATATCATTGTAGAGGATCCAAAAGGATTCAACACCTATAAAAGTATATTACGCTGTAAGGACGTTTACAAAAAGAAAAATGTGATTATTGTATCACAAGGTTATCATAATCTTAGGGCATTGTTTTTTGCAAGAAATAATGATATGAATGCTTTGGGATTTGATGCACAGGATGTGACAAAACCTGAAAGTTTTTACAGAAATCAGGCGAGGGAAATCCTCGCCCGTGTCATTGCTGTAGTGTATTTTATTTTAGGCGTTTCTCCGGATTAG
- a CDS encoding BamA/TamA family outer membrane protein: MSCKHYKNSPQKYYKIISFATFVGLLYACSTTKKVPDGEYLLTRNNFEFEDKREFFDEELKDYVQQKPNKKQLLFMPLTLAFYNMANPKYDTILNEYMTYPSEMRNQKLRDSLFIKYNMKSSVGKNLFLDRVLHNWGTPPVILDQTRSEKSAESIEKRLVYRGFWDADVTYKHKLDSASKKAAVNYFIRHNDPTYIKDYYYNIPDQGIKNIYAHLKDKSLVRAGQILDQTVLEKEVTRITDLMKDFGYYRFNSNNDEVYFVADSLKSKKQIPLTLEIHKDSLDRPYKVATFGNIDVAIVDEPGDYPKNTVKDSLRRVRFHKMDNKYKTSSLWRAVIVDSKQVYDQKKLDVTKRNFLAMNNFSIVKARDSLRQGGITSPNDSIVDVLYVLKPLPKYDLKVGTDINYSQVLNLGISPSIDLTTRNVFRGAENLSTSISGTFGSIRSTQNIDKRTTAYEISAQASLNFPRLLLPFNYYKFIPKRYTPTSSILLGASVQNNIGLGRVNFNTGLNYQASVNDQVYHKLTLFNTQISLTKNKDAYYDYFVNDGKVRDDIFGSYFAFKPQVGTDYEAKKLSVDDVSKLILLDDKYRASLNQQGTDLLTAFRGTLVNKDRQTQDVLISSMLYNFVYSEIGKKDYPNAFYFNGKVELAGNILSLFNKKDNDGGVVTSPQKTIFGIPYAQFVKFDIDTRKYFKFNGNQTLVLRQFIGVGIPYGNSQDMPIIKSYFNGGSNDIRAWVAFGGLGPADSQVDERVRTYMTDNLKLTTNIEYRIPFNNMYEGALFTDIGNTWSLRNYNDGYGDEFKFNKFLRQVGIGSGFGLRINIAYITARIDLAYKIYDPNKPEGDRWRFKNFQPFKPTLNIAFGYPF, encoded by the coding sequence AAGAACTGAAAGATTACGTTCAGCAGAAGCCCAACAAAAAACAGCTTCTTTTCATGCCTTTAACACTGGCTTTTTACAATATGGCCAATCCTAAATACGATACCATTCTTAATGAATACATGACGTATCCCAGTGAAATGAGAAATCAGAAGCTAAGGGATTCCCTATTCATTAAATACAATATGAAAAGCAGTGTCGGAAAAAATCTTTTTTTAGACCGTGTATTGCACAACTGGGGTACTCCTCCAGTAATTCTGGATCAGACCAGAAGTGAGAAAAGCGCTGAATCTATTGAAAAAAGGCTGGTTTACAGAGGTTTCTGGGATGCGGATGTGACCTACAAACATAAGCTGGATTCTGCTTCTAAAAAGGCTGCCGTTAATTACTTTATCAGGCATAATGATCCTACGTATATTAAAGATTATTATTACAATATTCCTGATCAGGGAATAAAAAATATTTATGCCCACCTTAAAGATAAAAGTCTTGTGAGAGCGGGCCAAATCCTTGACCAGACTGTTCTTGAAAAAGAGGTGACCCGGATTACCGATCTCATGAAAGACTTCGGATATTATAGATTCAACAGTAATAATGATGAGGTGTATTTTGTTGCTGATTCCTTAAAGAGTAAGAAACAGATTCCCCTTACTCTGGAGATTCATAAAGATTCTTTAGACCGGCCATATAAAGTGGCTACTTTTGGAAATATAGATGTAGCTATTGTAGATGAACCCGGTGATTATCCTAAAAATACGGTTAAAGACAGTTTAAGAAGGGTAAGATTCCATAAGATGGATAATAAATATAAAACGTCATCATTATGGAGAGCAGTCATTGTGGACAGTAAACAGGTGTATGATCAGAAAAAATTAGATGTCACCAAGAGAAATTTCCTGGCAATGAATAATTTCAGCATTGTAAAAGCCAGGGACTCTTTAAGACAAGGCGGAATCACCTCACCTAATGATAGTATTGTAGACGTTTTATATGTATTAAAACCACTTCCTAAATACGACCTTAAAGTAGGAACGGATATTAATTATTCCCAGGTACTGAACCTAGGGATCTCTCCCTCTATAGACCTTACGACAAGGAATGTCTTCAGAGGTGCAGAAAACCTTTCCACAAGTATTTCCGGAACCTTCGGATCCATCAGAAGTACACAGAATATCGATAAAAGGACAACCGCTTATGAAATCTCTGCCCAGGCATCCCTTAATTTCCCGAGGCTCCTGCTCCCTTTTAATTATTACAAATTTATCCCTAAACGGTATACCCCTACATCATCCATTCTTCTGGGAGCCTCAGTACAAAATAATATAGGCCTGGGAAGGGTCAATTTCAATACAGGATTAAACTATCAGGCGAGTGTCAATGATCAGGTATATCATAAACTGACTTTGTTCAACACGCAGATCAGTTTAACAAAGAATAAAGATGCCTATTATGATTATTTCGTGAATGATGGAAAGGTAAGAGACGACATTTTTGGCAGTTATTTTGCGTTCAAACCTCAGGTTGGAACCGATTACGAAGCTAAAAAACTCAGCGTTGATGATGTTTCAAAGCTTATTTTATTAGATGATAAATACCGGGCCAGCCTGAATCAGCAGGGAACAGATCTTCTGACGGCATTCAGAGGAACATTGGTCAATAAAGACAGGCAGACACAAGACGTCCTTATTTCTTCCATGCTCTATAACTTCGTGTATAGTGAGATTGGAAAAAAAGACTATCCTAACGCTTTTTACTTCAATGGTAAAGTGGAACTTGCCGGTAATATTTTAAGCTTATTCAATAAAAAAGATAATGATGGCGGAGTGGTCACTTCACCTCAAAAAACCATTTTTGGAATCCCTTATGCTCAGTTTGTAAAATTTGATATTGACACAAGAAAATATTTCAAATTCAACGGAAACCAGACTTTAGTGCTCCGTCAGTTCATCGGGGTTGGAATTCCGTATGGGAACTCTCAGGATATGCCTATCATCAAGTCTTATTTCAATGGAGGATCCAATGATATCAGAGCGTGGGTGGCATTTGGAGGTTTGGGTCCAGCAGATTCCCAGGTAGATGAAAGGGTGCGTACCTATATGACCGATAACCTAAAACTGACTACCAATATAGAATACCGGATTCCATTCAACAATATGTATGAAGGTGCCTTATTTACCGATATCGGTAATACCTGGAGTCTTCGTAATTACAATGACGGATACGGAGATGAATTTAAATTCAATAAATTCCTAAGACAAGTGGGTATAGGGAGTGGATTTGGACTAAGGATCAATATCGCTTATATTACTGCCAGAATAGATCTTGCATATAAGATTTACGATCCTAACAAACCGGAGGGAGACCGTTGGAGGTTCAAAAATTTCCAGCCTTTCAAGCCTACTCTTAATATTGCGTTCGGATATCCTTTCTAA